A region of the Acyrthosiphon pisum isolate AL4f unplaced genomic scaffold, pea_aphid_22Mar2018_4r6ur Scaffold_13584;HRSCAF=14227, whole genome shotgun sequence genome:
GGGAGCTGCGGTTTTCTTGATTGGAGTTTTCTTCGATTTGGGTTTGACAGCGGCCGGCTTTTTCGTTGTAGTCGCCTTGGGTTTGGTTGCAGCGGCCTTTTTCGCTTTTTTGGCTGCTGGTTCGCCCGCCGCGGGTTTCTTGGCGGCTACGAGCTTCTTCTTCTTCGGTGTTCCGGCGGCTTCGACTTTTTTAACGATTGATTTCTTCTTTTTGGCTACAACGGCCTTTTTCGGCTTGACCTCGCA
Encoded here:
- the LOC103311677 gene encoding histone H1B-like: MCIFRHLVLVTIIYHRGISAASYRPREPGLRDTSSCEVKPKKAVVAKKKKSIVKKVEAAGTPKKKKLVAAKKPAAGEPAAKKAKKAAATKPKATTTKKPAAVKPKSKKTPIKKTAAPKKK